In the genome of Streptomyces collinus, one region contains:
- a CDS encoding NUDIX hydrolase encodes MSTPKDTTVQAAGCVLWRRSRATGEPELCLIHRPKYDDWSWPKGKLKRGEEALAGALREVAEETGCRAVPGPELSTQRYRANGRPKKVRYWAAEAVACAFSPTDEVDRVLWLDPAAARDRLTQAHDRPLVDELLAVLHLPRTAG; translated from the coding sequence GTGAGCACACCCAAGGACACCACGGTTCAGGCGGCGGGCTGCGTCCTGTGGCGCCGCTCCCGCGCCACCGGCGAGCCGGAGCTGTGCCTCATTCACCGGCCGAAATACGACGACTGGTCGTGGCCGAAGGGGAAACTGAAGCGCGGCGAGGAAGCACTCGCGGGCGCGCTGCGCGAGGTGGCGGAGGAGACGGGCTGCCGGGCCGTGCCCGGCCCCGAGCTGTCCACCCAGCGCTATCGCGCCAACGGCCGGCCCAAGAAGGTCCGCTACTGGGCTGCCGAGGCCGTGGCCTGCGCGTTCTCCCCGACGGACGAGGTGGACCGGGTCTTGTGGCTGGATCCCGCCGCCGCCCGGGACCGGCTCACCCAGGCCCACGACCGGCCCCTGGTGGACGAACTGCTCGCCGTTCTGCACCTGCCCCGGACGGCCGGCTGA
- the pstS gene encoding phosphate ABC transporter substrate-binding protein PstS: MKLQRMNRRALALGALAVSGALALTACGSDETGNPDGGSSNAAAPSNIKCDDASGQVLADGSSAQKNAVDAWVKQFSAACKVEINYKAGGSGAGVTAFTQGQVPWAGSDSALKPEEVKASQKICSGGQGIDLPMVGGPIAVGYNVPGVDNLVLDAATIAKIFDSKITNWNDPAIAKLNPDAKLPNLKIQAFHRSDESGTTDNFTKYLIATAKKDFPYEGGKAWQAKGGQSAPQSSGVAAQVKQTAGAIGYFELSYAKDGIKTVAIDTGAGKPVEATVDNATKAIADAKVVGTGKDLALELNYATKAEGAYPMVLVTYEIVCDKGNKTDTLPAVKAFLRYAASEDGQKILAENDYAPMPDDIIAKVRTTVESLS; the protein is encoded by the coding sequence GTGAAGCTTCAGCGCATGAACCGGCGGGCCCTCGCTCTCGGTGCTCTCGCCGTCTCCGGCGCCCTGGCCCTCACGGCGTGCGGCTCCGACGAAACCGGCAACCCGGACGGAGGCTCCTCCAACGCCGCCGCGCCGAGCAACATCAAGTGTGACGACGCCTCTGGCCAGGTCCTCGCCGACGGCTCCTCCGCGCAGAAGAACGCGGTCGACGCGTGGGTCAAGCAGTTCTCCGCGGCCTGCAAGGTGGAGATCAACTACAAGGCCGGCGGTTCCGGCGCCGGTGTCACCGCGTTCACGCAGGGCCAGGTCCCCTGGGCCGGTTCGGACTCGGCGCTCAAGCCCGAAGAGGTCAAGGCCTCCCAGAAGATCTGCTCCGGCGGCCAGGGCATCGACCTGCCGATGGTCGGCGGACCCATCGCCGTCGGCTACAACGTCCCGGGTGTCGACAACCTCGTCCTGGACGCCGCGACGATCGCCAAGATCTTCGACAGCAAGATCACCAACTGGAACGACCCGGCGATCGCGAAGCTGAACCCCGACGCGAAGCTGCCCAACCTCAAGATCCAGGCCTTCCACCGCTCGGACGAGTCCGGCACCACGGACAACTTCACCAAGTACCTGATCGCCACCGCCAAGAAGGACTTCCCGTACGAGGGCGGCAAGGCCTGGCAGGCCAAGGGCGGCCAGTCCGCTCCGCAGTCCTCCGGGGTCGCCGCGCAGGTCAAGCAGACCGCCGGCGCGATCGGCTACTTCGAGCTGTCGTACGCCAAGGACGGCATCAAGACCGTCGCCATCGACACCGGCGCCGGCAAGCCGGTCGAGGCGACCGTCGACAACGCCACCAAGGCCATCGCGGACGCCAAGGTCGTCGGCACCGGCAAGGACCTCGCGCTGGAGCTGAACTACGCGACCAAGGCCGAGGGTGCCTACCCGATGGTCCTGGTGACGTACGAGATCGTCTGCGACAAGGGCAACAAGACCGACACCCTGCCCGCCGTCAAGGCGTTCCTGCGCTACGCGGCCTCGGAGGACGGCCAGAAGATCCTCGCCGAGAACGACTACGCGCCCATGCCCGACGACATCATCGCCAAGGTTCGCACGACCGTCGAGAGCCTGAGCTGA